A portion of the Flavobacterium magnum genome contains these proteins:
- a CDS encoding tetratricopeptide repeat protein, which yields MTKFFTIITLLVTGLFFGQGKYEEGMGKAFKLWGEGNSTEASALFERIASAEKDNWLPNYYVGLVNVTSAFTTQDKEKLSALLDKAQDAVDAELAKAPENPELLVLQAMIYTAWIVYDPMTNGQKFGAKAMQIYEQAIKIAPNNPRVVFCKAEFEIGGAKFWGTDTKPMCAEVDRAIGLFATYKDDTKFGPSWGLDRALQTQEACKK from the coding sequence ATGACAAAATTTTTTACCATCATTACACTACTCGTTACCGGCCTGTTTTTCGGGCAGGGAAAATATGAAGAAGGCATGGGCAAAGCGTTTAAACTTTGGGGCGAAGGAAACAGTACCGAGGCTTCGGCGTTGTTTGAAAGGATCGCTTCGGCAGAAAAGGACAATTGGCTGCCAAATTATTACGTGGGGCTGGTGAACGTAACTTCAGCATTCACAACCCAGGACAAGGAAAAACTGAGCGCACTGCTCGATAAGGCGCAGGATGCCGTCGATGCTGAATTGGCGAAAGCGCCCGAGAATCCAGAGTTGCTGGTGTTGCAAGCCATGATTTACACCGCCTGGATCGTATACGACCCGATGACCAATGGCCAGAAATTTGGGGCGAAAGCCATGCAGATTTATGAGCAGGCGATCAAGATTGCGCCTAATAATCCAAGGGTAGTATTCTGCAAGGCGGAATTTGAAATTGGCGGGGCGAAATTCTGGGGTACTGATACCAAGCCGATGTGTGCTGAAGTTGACCGTGCCATCGGGCTGTTCGCTACTTATAAAGACGATACCAAGTTCGGGCCAAGCTGGGGGCTTGACCGGGCGTTGCAAACCCAGGAAGCCTGTAAAAAGTAA
- a CDS encoding histidine kinase — MLIRNIFRISIKGLIVSLVIFFALKGIEMAYGDALVFDMALLREIGYYCLFGVTLTTINSWYFHYINKEVDWGKYSRYRILIGAAGSVIITLAGVFFVRFFIFVALEGQDAAVFVNAERVRFYIIPLIITIFVTLIFHLVYYYKAVNEKKIAQQQIIAGTASAQFESLKNQIDPHFLFNSLNVLSSLIEENPDSAQKFTTSLSKIYRYVLEQKDKELVDLDEELAFAKTYMNLLRMRFENSLFYELPENNYPTEAKVVPLSLQLLLENTVKHNVVSEGKPLHISIFIKDDYLHIRNNLQKKKVLQDRRGVGLQNIVSRYGIITRKPVFVEENGASFTVKIPILTRQVAADAPPQYDESNAYFRAKGRVEELKGFYGNLLSYCIVIPMLIFVNLSYSPDFHWFWFSVSGWGFGLIMHAFKVFGYSSKWEDRKIREIMNKRENTHTWN, encoded by the coding sequence ATGTTAATCCGAAATATTTTCCGAATCAGTATCAAGGGCCTTATCGTCAGCCTTGTTATTTTCTTCGCGTTGAAAGGCATTGAAATGGCTTACGGCGACGCGTTGGTGTTCGATATGGCATTGTTGCGGGAAATCGGTTATTATTGCTTATTCGGGGTGACGCTTACAACAATCAATTCCTGGTATTTCCATTACATCAATAAAGAAGTGGACTGGGGAAAATACAGCCGCTACCGTATCCTGATCGGGGCTGCGGGTAGTGTCATCATCACCCTGGCCGGCGTTTTCTTTGTCCGTTTTTTCATTTTTGTAGCGTTGGAAGGCCAGGATGCAGCGGTATTTGTTAATGCGGAAAGGGTTCGTTTTTACATCATTCCGCTGATCATTACGATCTTCGTGACGCTTATTTTCCATCTCGTTTATTATTACAAGGCGGTCAACGAGAAGAAAATTGCGCAACAGCAGATTATCGCGGGGACGGCATCAGCGCAGTTTGAAAGCCTGAAAAACCAGATTGATCCGCATTTCCTTTTCAACAGCCTGAACGTGTTGAGTTCGCTGATTGAGGAAAATCCGGACAGCGCGCAGAAATTTACTACCTCGTTGTCCAAAATTTACCGCTATGTGCTCGAGCAGAAAGATAAGGAACTGGTCGACCTGGACGAAGAGCTGGCTTTCGCCAAAACCTATATGAACCTGCTCAGGATGCGTTTCGAAAACAGCCTTTTTTATGAATTGCCTGAAAATAATTACCCCACGGAAGCGAAAGTCGTCCCGCTCTCGCTCCAGCTACTGCTCGAAAATACCGTAAAGCACAATGTCGTAAGCGAAGGAAAGCCACTGCATATCAGTATTTTTATCAAGGATGACTACCTGCATATCCGGAACAACCTGCAGAAAAAAAAGGTGTTGCAGGACAGGCGCGGCGTGGGTCTGCAAAACATCGTCAGCCGCTATGGCATCATCACCAGGAAGCCCGTGTTTGTAGAAGAAAACGGCGCCTCATTTACGGTTAAAATTCCGATCCTGACCCGGCAGGTCGCCGCGGATGCGCCGCCACAATACGATGAAAGCAATGCATACTTCCGTGCGAAGGGCAGGGTAGAGGAGCTTAAGGGGTTTTATGGAAACCTGCTGTCATACTGCATCGTCATTCCCATGCTTATTTTTGTAAACCTGAGCTATTCGCCTGATTTCCACTGGTTTTGGTTTTCGGTGTCAGGCTGGGGCTTCGGATTGATTATGCACGCGTTCAAGGTTTTCGGATACAGCTCGAAGTGGGAGGACCGTAAAATACGCGAGATCATGAATAAGAGGGAAAATACCCATACGTGGAACTAA
- a CDS encoding TonB-dependent receptor — protein sequence MRTIITMFLLLLAGSGFAQTKISGKVTDPKGNPLHGANVFLDGTYDGATTDTEGNFNFTTTETGPVTLRITYLAFTPYSETFDATTYIPKTFSLKESLNSLDTVVINAGTFEAGDKGRVAVLKPLDIVTTAGSAGDIVAALQTLPGTQTVGESGRLFVRGGESDETQTFVDGLRVPQPYGASANNIPTRGRFSPFLFSGISFSTGGYSAEYGEALSSVLLLNTTDDPDQEKTDVSLMTVGLGVGNTQMWKKSSLSLNVAFIDLSAYQAAVPQAVDWNRPYQSLSGEAVYRYHFENNGLLKVYGAFDASRFSLNQVDINKPEKVRFGLENNNFYFNSVYKGYFGDNWQLTAGLSHGLGRNDIRIDADDVDNVENATHLKMKLKKTFSEHIKLNFGADYFITAFDEHFQPFGGVRYSTGYDANIAAGYAEADILFTKKWAGKFGFRASNNDYLDQSAIMPRASLAYKVSKFGTLSVAYGDFVQAPKQEYLKYSSRFENEKTQHYILNYQYARNGQTFRAETYYKKYDDLVKFTSTTYNNGGFGYAKGVDVFWRDNKNIKNLEYWFSYSYIDTQRDYRDFAYEVTPSFVSKHTASLVTKYWIQSLKSQVGFTNSFNSGRPYNNPNDVGFMQGKTKAYNNLSLSWAYLLSQQKILYFSISNVLGTHNVFGYEYANAPDADGTYRSRAITPTADQFFFVGFFWTISKDKKSNQLDNL from the coding sequence ATGAGAACCATAATTACCATGTTCCTGCTGCTGCTCGCCGGAAGCGGTTTTGCGCAAACGAAAATTTCAGGTAAAGTCACGGATCCGAAAGGCAATCCGCTGCATGGCGCCAATGTCTTCCTAGACGGTACTTACGACGGTGCCACCACCGACACTGAGGGGAATTTCAATTTTACGACCACTGAAACCGGACCGGTTACACTCAGGATCACTTACCTGGCGTTTACGCCTTATTCCGAAACTTTCGACGCTACGACTTATATCCCAAAGACATTTTCACTGAAAGAAAGCCTGAATTCGCTTGACACCGTCGTGATCAACGCGGGCACATTTGAAGCCGGGGACAAAGGCCGTGTGGCGGTCCTCAAGCCACTCGACATCGTGACGACCGCGGGTTCAGCCGGCGACATTGTGGCGGCATTGCAAACCCTGCCCGGCACGCAGACGGTAGGGGAGAGTGGCCGGCTTTTTGTGCGCGGCGGCGAGTCCGACGAGACCCAGACGTTCGTTGATGGCTTGCGTGTGCCACAGCCTTATGGCGCGTCAGCTAACAATATCCCGACACGCGGCCGGTTTTCACCCTTTCTTTTCAGCGGGATTTCATTTTCTACCGGAGGGTATTCGGCAGAATATGGCGAAGCCCTTTCGAGCGTGCTGCTGTTGAATACAACTGATGATCCCGATCAGGAAAAGACCGATGTTTCGCTGATGACCGTTGGGCTGGGTGTAGGGAATACACAAATGTGGAAGAAAAGTTCGCTTAGCCTGAATGTTGCATTCATCGACCTCAGTGCGTACCAGGCAGCCGTGCCACAGGCGGTGGATTGGAACAGGCCATACCAATCGTTGTCAGGGGAGGCGGTTTACCGGTATCATTTTGAAAACAACGGACTGCTTAAAGTATATGGTGCCTTCGATGCGTCGCGATTCAGTTTGAATCAGGTCGACATCAACAAGCCTGAAAAGGTGCGCTTTGGCCTGGAAAACAACAATTTTTATTTCAATTCGGTTTACAAAGGTTATTTTGGAGACAATTGGCAGCTGACGGCCGGACTGAGCCACGGCCTCGGGCGCAACGACATCCGGATTGATGCGGATGATGTAGATAACGTGGAGAACGCCACGCACCTGAAAATGAAACTGAAAAAGACTTTTTCGGAACACATTAAGTTGAATTTCGGGGCAGATTATTTCATTACTGCTTTCGATGAGCATTTTCAGCCATTCGGCGGTGTGCGCTACAGCACCGGTTACGATGCCAACATCGCCGCCGGATATGCTGAAGCCGATATACTTTTCACCAAAAAATGGGCTGGTAAATTTGGTTTCCGTGCTTCGAATAATGATTACCTTGATCAATCGGCGATCATGCCCCGCGCATCGTTGGCTTATAAAGTCAGCAAATTCGGGACGCTGTCCGTTGCTTACGGTGACTTCGTGCAGGCGCCAAAACAGGAATACCTCAAATATTCCAGCCGCTTTGAAAACGAAAAAACCCAGCATTATATACTGAATTACCAGTATGCGAGAAACGGGCAGACTTTCCGTGCGGAAACGTATTATAAAAAATATGACGACCTGGTGAAATTCACTTCGACCACCTATAATAATGGCGGTTTTGGTTATGCCAAAGGGGTTGACGTGTTCTGGCGCGACAATAAGAATATTAAAAACCTGGAGTACTGGTTCTCTTATTCTTACATTGATACCCAACGGGATTACAGGGATTTTGCTTACGAAGTTACACCCAGCTTTGTCTCGAAACACACCGCATCACTGGTGACCAAATATTGGATCCAAAGCCTCAAATCGCAGGTGGGCTTTACGAACAGCTTCAATTCAGGCAGGCCGTACAACAACCCAAATGACGTCGGTTTCATGCAGGGGAAAACCAAGGCATACAACAACCTGAGCCTGAGCTGGGCTTATCTGCTGAGCCAGCAAAAGATTTTGTATTTTTCGATATCGAATGTGCTGGGCACGCACAATGTGTTCGGGTATGAGTATGCCAATGCGCCGGATGCTGACGGAACGTACCGCAGCCGCGCAATAACGCCCACCGCCGACCAGTTCTTTTTCGTTGGGTTTTTCTGGACCATCAGTAAGGATAAGAAAAGCAATCAGTTGGATAATTTGTAG